In the genome of Augochlora pura isolate Apur16 chromosome 8, APUR_v2.2.1, whole genome shotgun sequence, one region contains:
- the LOC144474029 gene encoding protein gustavus-like isoform X2: protein MDWAVKARRTLDRFVASKNEDTRYKANHCVSGGGSRGNGATGGTGGGLGSGGGGGGRGGGGGGSPGRGGGGGGGGGGGGVGGGGGGGGGGGGGIDGGAVPATPPTTGRHHHHHHHHHHHHHHHLVTTTTTTTTTTTTTNGGTRHHKYKLPAGKLCNDHRHHSHHHRHHPHHRSHHRGMNMGQKNSGGVKSVTRESGTGTGAAIGVGGGGGGGGTVAYKPVVPRELAQDFSRPARLDILLDMPPASRETQIHHSWNADDRSLNIFVKDDDKLTFHRHPVAQSTDCIRGKVGYTKGMHVWELYWSTRQRGTHAVVGVATADAPLHSVGYQSLVGNNDLSWGWDLGRNRLLHDSKNNNGVTYPALLKPDETFIVPDKFLVVLDMDEGTLAFVVDGQYLGIAFRGLKGRKLHPIVSAVWGHCEITMKYIGGLDPEPLPLMDLCRRVIRQRIGKHRLEEKIQMLNLPQAMETYLLYRDRR, encoded by the exons GTACAAAGCGAATCATTGCGTGAGCGGGGGCGGTAGCCGCGGAAACGGCGCGACTGGCGGTACCGGAGGCGGTCTAGGTagcggaggcggaggcggcggcCGCGGGGGCGGCGGGGGTGGAAGCCCCGGCAGGGGCggtggcggaggaggaggaggaggaggcggcggcgttggaggcggaggaggaggaggaggcgggggaggaggaggaataGACGGTGGCGCGGTGCCCGCTACACCACCGACCACCGGCcgtcaccaccaccaccaccaccaccaccatcatcaCCATCATCACCACCTCGTCACCACGACCACCacgaccaccaccaccaccaccaccaccaacgGCGGCACCAGGCACCACAAGTACAAGCTGCCCGCTGGCAAGCTGTGCAACGACCACCGCCACCACTCGCATCATCACCGGCATCACCCACACCATCGCTCCCACCATCGGGGCATGAACATGGGCCAAAAAAATTCAG GCGGCGTGAAGAGCGTGACGCGCGAGAGCGGAACTGGAACGGGCGCCGCAATCGGCGtcggaggcggcggcggaggcggaggcaCCGTGGCGTACAAACCCGTGGTACCTAGAGAGCTGGCGCAAGATTTCTCGAGGCCTGCTCGCCTCGACATCCTCCTCGATATGCCGCCCGCCTCGCGGGAGACGCAGATACACCACAGCTGGAACGCCGACGACCGTAGTTTGAACATATTCGTCAAG GACGACGACAAATTGACGTTTCACCGACATCCCGTGGCGCAGAGCACTGACTGCATCAGGGGGAAGGTGGGCTACACGAAGGGAATGCACGTGTGGGAGCTCTACTGGAGCACGAGGCAACGAGGCACGCACGCCGTGgtcggcgtcgcgacggcggACGCGCCTCTCCACAGTGTCGGCTACCAAAGTCTGGTAGGCAACAACGATCTCAGCTGGGGCTGGGATCTTGGCAGGAATAGGCTGCTACACGACTCGAAGAACAACAATGGCGTCACGTACCCGGCCCTTCTCAAGCCCGACGAGACGTTCATCGTTCCTGACAAATTCCTCG TGGTCCTAGACATGGACGAAGGTACGTTAGCGTTCGTGGTGGACGGCCAGTACCTCGGGATCGCGTTCAGGGGCCTTAAGGGCAGGAAGCTGCACCCCATCGTGTCGGCCGTGTGGGGACACTGCGAAATCACGATGAAGTACATTGGCGGACTAGATC CGGAACCTCTGCCCCTGATGGACCTCTGCCGAAGAGTGATCCGCCAACGGATCGGCAAGCACAGACTAGAAGAGAAAATTCAGATGCTGAACCTGCCGCAGGCGATGGAGACTTATCTCCTATATCGTGACAGGAGATAA
- the LOC144474029 gene encoding protein gustavus-like isoform X3, whose product MDWAVKARRTYKANHCVSGGGSRGNGATGGTGGGLGSGGGGGGRGGGGGGSPGRGGGGGGGGGGGGVGGGGGGGGGGGGGIDGGAVPATPPTTGRHHHHHHHHHHHHHHHLVTTTTTTTTTTTTTNGGTRHHKYKLPAGKLCNDHRHHSHHHRHHPHHRSHHRGMNMGQKNSGGVKSVTRESGTGTGAAIGVGGGGGGGGTVAYKPVVPRELAQDFSRPARLDILLDMPPASRETQIHHSWNADDRSLNIFVKDDDKLTFHRHPVAQSTDCIRGKVGYTKGMHVWELYWSTRQRGTHAVVGVATADAPLHSVGYQSLVGNNDLSWGWDLGRNRLLHDSKNNNGVTYPALLKPDETFIVPDKFLVVLDMDEGTLAFVVDGQYLGIAFRGLKGRKLHPIVSAVWGHCEITMKYIGGLDPEPLPLMDLCRRVIRQRIGKHRLEEKIQMLNLPQAMETYLLYRDRR is encoded by the exons GTACAAAGCGAATCATTGCGTGAGCGGGGGCGGTAGCCGCGGAAACGGCGCGACTGGCGGTACCGGAGGCGGTCTAGGTagcggaggcggaggcggcggcCGCGGGGGCGGCGGGGGTGGAAGCCCCGGCAGGGGCggtggcggaggaggaggaggaggaggcggcggcgttggaggcggaggaggaggaggaggcgggggaggaggaggaataGACGGTGGCGCGGTGCCCGCTACACCACCGACCACCGGCcgtcaccaccaccaccaccaccaccaccatcatcaCCATCATCACCACCTCGTCACCACGACCACCacgaccaccaccaccaccaccaccaccaacgGCGGCACCAGGCACCACAAGTACAAGCTGCCCGCTGGCAAGCTGTGCAACGACCACCGCCACCACTCGCATCATCACCGGCATCACCCACACCATCGCTCCCACCATCGGGGCATGAACATGGGCCAAAAAAATTCAG GCGGCGTGAAGAGCGTGACGCGCGAGAGCGGAACTGGAACGGGCGCCGCAATCGGCGtcggaggcggcggcggaggcggaggcaCCGTGGCGTACAAACCCGTGGTACCTAGAGAGCTGGCGCAAGATTTCTCGAGGCCTGCTCGCCTCGACATCCTCCTCGATATGCCGCCCGCCTCGCGGGAGACGCAGATACACCACAGCTGGAACGCCGACGACCGTAGTTTGAACATATTCGTCAAG GACGACGACAAATTGACGTTTCACCGACATCCCGTGGCGCAGAGCACTGACTGCATCAGGGGGAAGGTGGGCTACACGAAGGGAATGCACGTGTGGGAGCTCTACTGGAGCACGAGGCAACGAGGCACGCACGCCGTGgtcggcgtcgcgacggcggACGCGCCTCTCCACAGTGTCGGCTACCAAAGTCTGGTAGGCAACAACGATCTCAGCTGGGGCTGGGATCTTGGCAGGAATAGGCTGCTACACGACTCGAAGAACAACAATGGCGTCACGTACCCGGCCCTTCTCAAGCCCGACGAGACGTTCATCGTTCCTGACAAATTCCTCG TGGTCCTAGACATGGACGAAGGTACGTTAGCGTTCGTGGTGGACGGCCAGTACCTCGGGATCGCGTTCAGGGGCCTTAAGGGCAGGAAGCTGCACCCCATCGTGTCGGCCGTGTGGGGACACTGCGAAATCACGATGAAGTACATTGGCGGACTAGATC CGGAACCTCTGCCCCTGATGGACCTCTGCCGAAGAGTGATCCGCCAACGGATCGGCAAGCACAGACTAGAAGAGAAAATTCAGATGCTGAACCTGCCGCAGGCGATGGAGACTTATCTCCTATATCGTGACAGGAGATAA